The Arthrobacter sp. D5-1 genome segment CGATGGGGATTCAGAGTAGCTTTGCGGAGTGCTGACAATTTTGAATGCTGCGAAGCGGGTGTTGGTGGGCCGGCCAGTCAGGAACGACCGCCTGTCCCACACCTTGTTGCCCAAACGCATCGCTTTGCCGATCTTCGCCTCGGATGCGCTGTCTTCGGTTGCCTATGCCCCTGACGAAATCCTGCTGACACTCGCCCTGGCCGGAGTCAGCGCAGTGGCCTTCTCTCCACTTGTCGGCCTCGCGGTCATGGTGGTTTTGCTCACAGTGGTGGCGTCCTACCGGCAAAATGTCCACGCCTATCCATCCGGCGGCGGCGACTACGAAATCGCCAGCGTCAACCTGGGCAAGTATGCCGGGCTCACGGTGGCGTCGGCCCTGCTGGTGGACTACGTGCTGACAGTGGCGGTGTCCATGTCCTCGGCGGCCACCTACCTCACTACGGCCATTCCCTCGCTGCACGGCCAACAGGCACTCATCGCCACCATCGGCGTGGTCATCCTTGCGTTGGTCAACCTCCGCGGGGTCAGGGAAGCCGGGACGCTCTTCGCTGTCCCCACCTATATCTTCATGGCGTCCATCCTCGGCATGACCGCGGTCGGCATCTTCCAAGCAGCTACCGGGACACTGGGTGAGGCACCCTCCGCCAACTTCACCATCGTCCCGGAGCCAGGCTTCGACGAGGGATTGGTGGGCCTTGCCGGAGCTTTCCTGCTGCTGCGGGCCTTTTCCTCCGGGGCCGCGGCGCTCACAGGTGTTGAGGCCATCAGCAACGGCGTTCCCAATTTCAGGAAACCAAAGAGCAAGAATGCGGCCAGCACGCTGCTGCTGTTGGGCGTCATAGCGGCCTCCATGCTGGCCGGAATCCTCTACCTTGCCAACGCCACCAAGGTGCACATTGTCCTGGACCCCGCGCGCGAGTTCCTGGTGGATGGCAAACCCCTGCCGGAGGGCTACATCCAGACGCCTGCCATCAGCCAGATCGCGGACACCATCTTTGGCTCGGGCTCCATCCTTTTCTATGTCGTGGTGGCTGCCACGGGTGTGATCCTGGTGTTCGCCTCCAACACCGCCTTCAACGGCTTTCCCGTGCTTGGCTCCATCCTGGCCCAGGACGGTTACCTTCCCCGCCAGCTCCGAACCAGGGGTGACCGCCTTGCCTTCAGCAACGGCGTTCTCGCCCTGGCGGCCGGCGCACTGGTGCTCATCCTTGCGTTCAATGCCGATGTCACCAAGCTGATCCAGCTTTATATTGTGGGTGTCTTCATCTCGTTCACGGCCAGCCAGCTCGGGATGATCCGCCACTGGGGCCGGGAGCTGAAGCTTGCAAGGGACAAGGCTGTCCGCCGCCGCATCTTCAAGTCGCGAACCATCAACATGCTGGGCTTTGGCATGACCGCATTGGTCCTGGTGATCGTCTTGATCACCAAGTTCGAGCAAGGTGCCTGGATCGCTTTGCTTGCGATGTTTGTCCTCTTCCTCATCATGTGGAGCATCCGGGCCCACTATGACAATGTGGCCCGGGAACTGGCCGTTGACGAGGACTCGTCCCCGCGTGCGTTGCCCACCCGTGTCCACGCGGTACTGCTTGTCTCGCACGTACGCAAGCCTGTCCTGAGGGCACTGGCCTATGCCAGGGCGTCGAGGCCTTCACGCCTTGACGCAATTACCGTGGACATCAATACCGAGGAGACCGAACACACCGTCCGGGATTGGGAGAAACTGGAAATTCCGGTTCCCCTGACCGTCCTGGCCAGCCCGTACCGCGAGACCGTGACGCCCATCATGGATTACATCAAGAACATGCGCCGTGATTCGCCGCGGGACTTGATCGTGGTTTACATCCCCGAATATGTCGTGGGCAAATGGTGGGAACAACTGGTCCATAACCAGACAGCACTCAGAATCAAGACGAGGCTCCACTTTGAACCTGGAGTCATGGTTGCCAGCGTTCCGTGGCAGCTGAAATCCTCCGAAGAAGCAAAGGCACTGCAGGATACCTAAATGACCTCCCACAGCAATTCCTCCCACACCGATCACCCCGTCAATGACCACCAAGGGGCATCCGGTACTGAACTGGTCGTTGACATTGGTCCCATAGCCCACGGAGGGCACTTCGTCGCGCGGCACGAAGGGCGCGTCATCTTCGTCCGGCACGCCATCCCGGGGGAGAAGGTCCGTATCCGGTTGACTGACTCCGGTGACTCGTCGCGCTTCTGGCGGGCCGACGTCGTCGAAGTCCTTGACGCTTCGCCCCACCGGGTCCCGCACTTTTGGAGGGCAGCGGATTCCCAGGCCTCCTGGCGCCGTGGCGGGCCGCCGGTTGGCGGCGCCGAGCTCGGGCATATTTCGCTGGAGCACCAGCGTGCCCTGAAAGCCGAGGTGCTGGCTGAACAACTCAAACGGCTTGCCGGGCTTGACCTCGCCACAGAGGTGGAAGCCGTGGGGGACCATAACGACGACGGCCTCGGCTGGCGCACACGCGCCGGCTTTGCCGTGACCTCCAAGGGTCGGTTGGGCATGCACGCCCATCGCTCGGACGTGGTGCTTCCCATCAAGGAGATGCCGTTGGCGCTCCCGGGACTGAACGACCTGAAGCTGTGGGACCTTGACCTCTCGGGCGTCGCCCGCGTCGAGGTTGCGGTCCCGGCCAATGGATCCAGGCCCCTGATACTGCTGGCGCCGGAGGAGGGGACGAGCCCCAAGAGGGTGCACAGCATTCTGTCGCAGTTGCCGCATGACGTGTCGGTCGCCAGCTTCGACCCCAGCAAGGGAGAGGTCCTGCAGCTCCGGGGGAGAACCTGGGTGCAGGAGACCGCGGCCGGCCACGAGTACCGGGTCACCGGCGAGGGTTTCTGGCAGATCCACAAGAACGCACCGGAAACGCTCGTGGGCGCTGTGACGGACTATCTTTCGCATGGCGGGTACTTGCAGCCGGGCGCCGCAGTTGCCGACCTCTACGCCGGTGCCGGGCTGTTCACGGCACCGCTGGCCGACGCCGTGGGTGTCACTGGATCGGTGCTCTCGGTGGAGGGTGCCCCCGGCGCGAGCCGCGACGCACGTAAGAACCTGCACGGTGAGCCGCAGGTGGAAATCGTCCAAGGGCGGGTGGAACGCGTGCTGCACCAGAGTGCCCGGAGCTTCGATTCCGTGGTGCTGGATCCACCGCGGGCCGGAGCCGGAAAAGCTGTGGTCAAGCAATTGATGGCCACTGGTCCCCGCGCAATCGCCTATGTGTCCTGCGATCCTGCTTCCTTTGCGCGTGATCTGGGTTACTTCCATCAGGGAGGTTGGCGCCTGGAGTCACTGCGGGCCTTCGATCTCTACCCCCATACCCACCACCTCGAAACAGTGGGCCTGATCGTCCCTTCCGCCTAGCCGGAGTGTCGCCCGCCCGCCGCAGTGCGGCGGGCGGCGCCGCGTTTGGGTGGCGACATGCCACTCTTGGGGCGGATGCCACTACGATGGGCGTAGTAGCCCCGCTTCGCTGGAATCATCGCCGCGGACCGGGGTGACCACGAGAGATGCCGCCCGGCTAAGTAAGGTGCGCCTAACTGGCTAGCGGCCAACCACGCGACAAAGATGAAACTGTTGCGAGAGGAGTCCTGCCATGAGCACTGTGGACAGCTTCGGTTCCAAAGGCGTACTGAATGTAGCCGGCACCGATTATGAAATTTTCCGGTTGAACTCCGTAGAGGGCGCAGACAGCCTTCCGTTCAGCCTTAAGGTATTGCTTGAAAACCTCCTGCGGACTGAGGATGGCGCCAATATTACGGCGGACCATGTCCGCGCCCTGGCCGGTTGGGATCCCAATGCGGAGCCCGATACGGAAATCCAGTTCACCCCGGCACGTGTCATCATGCAGGACTTCACTGGTGTTCCCTGCGTCGTTGACCTCGCCACCATGCGCGAAGCAGTCAAGGAACTCGGCGGCGATCCCAAGCGCGTCAACCCCTTGGCGCCTGCAGAAATGGTCATCGACCACTCCGTCCAGATCGACGCCTTCGGTAACTCCGGCGCACTGGAGCGCAACATGGAGATCGAATACCAGCGCAATGGTGAGCGCTACCAGTTCCTTCGCTGGGGCCAGACCGCGTTCGACGACTTCAAAGTTGTCCCGCCGGGAACCGGTATTGTCCACCAGGTCAACATCGAGTACCTGGCACGCACCGTGATGACCCGCGAGGTAGACGGTGTTCTTCGTGCCTACCCCGACACCTGTGTGGGCACTGACTCGCACACCACCATGGTCAACGGCCTGGGCATCCTGGGTTGGGGCGTCGGCGGCATCGAAGCCGAGGCAGCAATGCTTGGCCAGCCCGTTTCCATGCTGATCCCCCGCGTTGTGGGCTTCAAGCTCAAGGGCAGCATCCCGGCCGGCGCTACCGCCACCGACGTCGTCCTGACCATCACCGAAATGCTGCGCAAGCACGGTGTTGTTGGCAAGTTCGTTGAGTTCTACGGTGAAGGCGTAGCCGCTGTGCCGTTGGCCAACCGCGCCACCATCGGCAACATGAGCCCTGAATTCGGTTCCACGGCTGCCATGTTCCCCATCGACGACGTCACCCTGGAGTACCTGCGCCTGACCGGCCGTTCCGAAGCAAACGTCGCCCTCGTGGAGGCGTACAGCAAGGAACAGGGCCTCTGGCACGATCCCTCCCGCGAACTGCGCTTCTCCGAGTTCCTTGAGTTGGACCTGTCCACGGTTGTTCCTTCCATTTCCGGCCCCAAGCGTCCCCAGGACCGCATTGAGCTCACGGACGCCAAGGAGCAGTTCCGTAAGGACATCCACAACTACGTGGCCATCGAAGACGGCAGCGTTGACGAGTCGCTGGACGAGTCCTTCCCGGCGTCGGACGCGCCGTCGTTCACTCATGCTGACTCGCACACCACGGAGACGGAGCGCGTTTACTCCGCCGCCAACGGTGCGCATGGCCGCCCGTCGTCCCCGGTCAAGGTCAAGACTGCCGACGGACGCGAATTCGAGCTGGACCATGGTGCAGTGTCGATCGCATCGATCACGTCCTGCACCAACACGTCCAACCCGTCTGTGATGCTTGCTGCTGCCCTCCTGGCACGCAACGCCGTGGACAAGGGCCTGACGTCCAAGCCGTGGGTCAAGACCTCTGTTGCCCCCGGCTCCAAGGTGGTCACTGACTACTACGAAAAGTCCGGCCTCACGCCGTACCTGGAGAAGCTCGGCTTCTACATCGTCGGTTACGGTTGCGCCACCTGTATCGGTAACTCCGGTCCGCTGGAGCCTGAAATCTCCGAGGCTATCCAGGCCAACGATCTTTCCGTCACCGCAGTCCTCTCCGGCAACCGCAACTTCGAAGGCCGCATCAACCCGGACGTGAAGATGAACTACCTGGCGTCGCCGCCGCTGGTCATCGCCTACGCCCTGGCCGGTTCCATGGACTTCGATTTCGACACCGATGCCCTGGGCACCGACTCGGAAGGCAACGAGGTCTTCCTGAAGGACATCTGGCCGAACCCCACGGAGGTGCAGGAAGTCATCGACTCCTCCATCGACGAGGCCATGTTCGCCAAGGGTTACGAAGGCGTCTTCGACGGCGACGACCGTTGGAAGGCCCTCGACACCCCTGCAGGCGACACCTTCGCATGGGCCGAGGACTCCACCTACGTGCGGAAGCCCCCATACTTCGAGGGCATGAAGGCACAGCCGGACCCCGTCCAGGACATCGAGGGCGCCCGCGTCCTCCTGAAGCTCGGCGACTCCGTCACCACCGACCACATCTCCCCGGCTGGCTCGTTCAAGTCGGACACCCCTGCAGGCCAGTACCTTTTGGCCAACGGTGTGGAGCGCAAGGACTTCAACTCCTACGGTTCGCGCCGTGGCAACCACGAAGTCATGATCCGCGGCACGTTCGCCAACATCCGCATCAAGAACCAGCTCCTGGACGGTGTCGAGGGTGGCTTCACCCGCGACTTCAGCCAGGAAGGTGCACCGCAGGCGTACGTGTACGACGCCGCCCAGAACTACCAGGCAGCGGGAACGCCGCTGGTGGTGCTGGCAGGCAAGGAATACGGTTCGGGTTCTTCCCGTGACTGGGCTGCGAAGGGCACCGCGCTCCTGGGCGTCAAGGCCGTCATCGCCGAGAGCTACGAGCGTATCCACCGCTCCAACCTGATCGGCATGGGCGTCCTCCCGCTGCAGTACCCCGCAGGCGAGTCGGCAGCAACCCTGGGCCTGACCGGTACGGAAACGTTCGCAGTTGAAGGCGTCACCGAGCTGAACAACGGCACCACGCCGAAGACGCTCAAAGTGACGGCTACGGCAGAGGACGGTACCGTCAAGTCCTTCGACGCGGTTCTGCGCATCGATACCCCGGGTGAAGCGGACTACTACCGCAACGGCGGCATCCTGCAGTACGTGCTGCGCCAGATCTCCGCATAGCCAGTCGGCCGGTTTCCGGCTGATCCTGATGCCAGACAGCCCCGGCTGGTCGCCTGACCAGCCGGGGCTGTTGGCGTCCGGGTCCCGCCGCGATGCGGATCGTCGCGGTGGGAAACGCGCAGGCCCGGGCACGCGCTAAAGTTAACAAGCACGTCATTCACCCTAAGGAGGGCCGTTGGGACTTTTGGAAACCGTCAAGGATCCACAGGACCTGGCCAAACTGTCCGGCACCGAGCTGGAACAACTGGCCGGCGAAATCAGGGAATTCCTGATCACCAACGTAGCCGCGACAGGCGGACACCTGGGCCCAAACCTTGGTGTCGTTGAACTCACCCTGGCCGTCCACCGGATTTTCGAGTCCCCGCGGGACAGCATTGTCTTCGACACCGGGCATCAGTCCTACGTGCACAAGCTGCTTACCGGCCGCCAGGATTTCAGCACCCTCCGCCAGCAGGGTGGGCTCTCCGGTTATCCGGAGCGCGCTGAATCAGAGCACGACATTGTGGAGAGCTCCCACGCCTCGTCCTCCCTGTCCTGGGCCGACGGCATTTCACGGGCCCGGCAGCTGACCGGCGAAGGTGACCGGTTCGTCGTCGCGGTGGTGGGCGATGGCGCACTCACCGGTGGCATGACATGGGAAGCCATCAATAACATTGCCGCTGACAAACGGCGGCGTGTGGTCATTGTGGTCAATGACAACGGCCGTTCCTACGCACCCACTGTTGGCGGCTTTGCCGACTACCTCGCTTCACTGCGCCCCACCATCGACTCCCTGCGCACCACTCCGGCGTACGAGCGGATGCTGGACTGGTGGAAGAAAAAGCTCCAGAACGGCGGTCCCGCCGGGCAATTCACCTACAAGAGCCTGCACGCCATGAAGAAGGGCATCAAGGACTGGTGGGCTCCCCAAGGCATGTTCGAGGACCTGGGCATGAAGTACATCGGTCCGGTGGACGGGCACAGTCTCCAGGCCATGGAGAATGCGCTGAACACCGCCAAGGCCTACGGAGGCCCGGTGATCGTGCACGCGATGACCGAGAAGGGCCACGGTTATGCCCCGGCCCTGGCCAACGAGGCAGACCAATTCCACGCCGTGGGAATCATCGACCCCGAAACGGGCGAGTCCACGGAGATGCCTGGCGCCAGGTCATGGACCTCGGTGTTCGCTGAGGAGATCGCGGACATCGCTGATGAGCGCGAGGACATCGTGGGCATTACAGGCGCCATGCTGATCCCCGTGGGCCTGCACAAATTTGCTGAGCGGCACCCGGAACGCGTCATCGACGTCGGCATCGCTGAGCAGCACGCCCTCACGTCGGCTGCGGGCATGGCCTTCGGCGGCCTGCATCCCGTGGTGGCGGTCTATGCCACCTTCCTGAACCGGGCCTTTGACCAGCTCCTCATGGATGTGGCCCTGCATAAGGCCGGCGTCACGATTGTCCTGGACCGGGCCGGCGTCACCGGCCCGGACGGCCCCAGCCACCACGGCATGTGGGACATGGCGATGGTCCAGATCGTGCCGGGACTCCATTTGGCCGCACCCCGCGATGCCACCAGGCTCCGGGAAGAATTGCGGGAGGCTGTGGCGGTTGACGACGCCCCCACGGTGGTGCGCTTCTCCAAAGGCAGCGTCGGTTCCGAAGTTGAAGCGATTGAACGGCTTCACGACGGCGTTGACATCCTTGCCCGCCGACCCGAGGGATCCACCGAAAACGATGTCCTCATCGTCAGCGTCGGCGCCATGTCTGAGCTCGCGCTGGATGTGGCCGGACGGCTGGGTGCCCAAGGCATCAGTTCCACGGTAGTGGACCCCCGTTGGGTCCTTCCCGTCCGTAAATCGATCATTGCTCTCGCTGCCCGCCATCGCCTGGTCATCTGCATTGAAGACGGCGTGCGTGCCGGTGGCGTTGGCTCCCGCATACGGCAGGAGATGCGTGCTGCGGGGGTGGATACGGCCCTCAATGAAGTCGGTTTGCCTGTGGAGTTCCTGGTCCACGGCTCCCGGAGCCAGGTCCTGGAACGCGTTGGACTCACCGCCCAGAAGATAACGCACGACGTCGTAGCCCAGGTTCTGGGGACCAAGGTCCCCTTCGCGAGGCCCCTCCCAGGCCAGGAACACCCCACCACCGGCAGTCTGCCCACGTTGTGATGAATAACCCCGGACCGGGCGCACTGCAGCCCGGTGACCTCGTTGTGTCGAGGAACAGGAAATGGAACGGCAAAGCCCATTGGGTGGTGCCTGGCCGGTATCTTGGCGAAGACCTTCACGGCTGGTGGATTTTCCAGGGCGCGGGGGAGTTCTGTTCCCGTCCCGGGGCAGCCTTCTACACGGCTTCGGACGCTGTCCTGCTGGTCCCGAGGACCGGCGAGTTTGTGGCGACCTTTTACGACGATACGTACCCGGGCGACTTCCGCATTTACGTTGACCTCGCCACGTCCCACGACTGGAACACCATCAGGCCCGGCGTCACGGAGTTCCACATGATCGACATGGACCTGGACGTGATCCGTTCCACCCGGCACGGTGTGTTTGTTGACGATGAAGACGAGTTTGAGCAGCACCGGGTGGCCATGGGCTATCCGCACGACACAGTGGCCGCTATGCGCACGGAATGCGCCGCCCTCTTGGAGGCTGTAGCGGCCATGAAAGCACCGTTCGACGTCACTGGTGCCAGCACCAGCGCCGAATGGTTCAGAAAAGGACGGGCATGAGCGGCATTATTCGCACGTACAAGCGGGACGATGAGGGAGTACTTCACTTCCGGGAAGCCTGGTACGACGACGAGGACCAGCAGTTCGTGATTAATCACGGCGTGGTGGGTCATCAGAGCAAAACCGACGAAACCGGCGTGGAGGACGAATCCTCGGTGGAGGGCCTGATGTCGGCATTCGCTGCGCAGTGCGAGGAAGACGGATACGCGGAGATTCCAGAGTCGGAGCAGTTCTGGGTTGTTGCCCAGATTGCCCTCAAGACCAAGGACGGCACCGAGCGGGACCGTCATCTTGAACGGAAAGCCAAGGCCGCCCTGACAGGGGAACTGGCATGGCGCGGGTTGGGCATCGTGGACCGGTCCGAAATAGGCAATGGCCACTTGAACATCTTCTGCCTCTGCCCGGACGTGAACAAGGCCGTGAATGCCATCAAGATCTGTGTTCGTGGTGAGGACCTTGACTTCACCAAACTCACTATCGCTGCGGCGCCGCACAGCGAGCCCGACGCCTTCCGGCTGAAGCACTCGCCCAAGCAGGGCGTGGGCTTTACTCTCTAAGTAGCACCCCAACGCACCAGGAGGGACTTCCATGGCGTCCAAGAGCAACTGGCCCGGACATACACCACTGCCCAAGGGCCTCGCTGCACCGGCGAGACGGGCTTTGGCGCACGAAGGAATTGAGACCCTGGAGCAGTTGGCGGAATTCGGAGAGGTGAAAATCTCCAAGCTCCACGGCATGGGGCCGGTGGCCATCGCCCAGCTTGAGGATGCCATGGAGGAATCGGGAATCTCCTACAGCGGCGGCTAGGCTGATTTCATGACTGAATACCGACGCCTTGGCCATTCCGGATTGACTGTCTCAGCTGTTGGGCTGGGCTGCAACAATCTTGGACGCGCCAATACACCCACCGAGTCCCAGGAGGGCACGGACGACGTTGTCCATGCCGCGCTTGATGCCGGAGTGACCTTCTTTGACGTTGCCGATGTCTACGGCCGCGAGCCGGGACTGAGCGAGGCCATGTTGGGCAAGGCGCTCAAGGGCCGGCGTGACGACGTAGTCATCGGCACCAAGTTCGGCATGGACATGCGTGGAGTCAACGGCAACGACTTCGACGCCCGCGGTTCGCGCCGCTACATTGTGAGGGCCGTGGAAGCATCGCTCCGCCGCTTGGACACAGAGTGGATCGATCTCTACCAGTTCCATACCCCGGACGCGCGGACGCCCATCGAGGAGACCCTGGCCGCCTTGGATGACCTGGTGTCCAGCGGCAAGGTGCGGTACATCGGCCATTCCAACTTTGCCGGCTGGCAGATCGCTGAAGCGGAGTACGTCGGGCGCCAGCTTGGGGGCGCGCGCTTCATCTCGACGCAAAATCATTACAACCTCCTGGACCGGCGCGCAGAACTCGAGGTGCTTCCCGCGGCGGGAGCCTTTTCCTTGGGCGTCCTTCCTTACTTCCCCTTGGCCAACGGGCTGCTCACCGGAAAGTACTCTGCGGGCAAGGCCCCTGAAGGTTCCCGCTTGAGCCACACCCGCACCAACCTGGTGGACGACGCCGATTGGGACCAGCTGGGTCGCTTCGGCCAGTTCGCCAAGGAGCGGGACATCAGTGAATTGCAGCTGGCCTTCTCCTGGCTTGCCGCGCAGCCCGGTGTCGGCAGCGTGATCGCGGGCGCCACGCGTCCGGAGCAGATCCGCGAAAACGCCGAAGCTGTGTGCTGGGTACCTACCCAGGAAGACTGCGCGGAGCTGGATGAGATCTTCCCGCGGACGCCGAAGGTTGCACTCTTCTAGCCCGCTAGCACATCCCGCCCCCCGCCAGGCGTCCCTCTCTCAGAAAACAGACCCTAAAACGGAACGCTCTCCCACCTCGGTGAGAGAGCGTTCCGGTTTGGGCCGCGGGATGTGAGAGAGCGATCGGTTTAAGGGCCCGGGATGTGCGAGAGGGACGGATCAGGCAGGGGCTGATGCGACGCCGGGGGCGAGGAACCTCTTGCCGTTGACCCGCTCCGAAGCGCCCACGCGATCCAGGTACGGTGTGATGCCTCCGAGGAACATCGGCCAGCCGGCGCCCATGATGACGCAAAGGTCGATGTCTTCCGGTCCGGAGACCACGCCCTCGGCGAGCATGAGCCCGATTTCC includes the following:
- a CDS encoding APC family permease, which produces MLTILNAAKRVLVGRPVRNDRLSHTLLPKRIALPIFASDALSSVAYAPDEILLTLALAGVSAVAFSPLVGLAVMVVLLTVVASYRQNVHAYPSGGGDYEIASVNLGKYAGLTVASALLVDYVLTVAVSMSSAATYLTTAIPSLHGQQALIATIGVVILALVNLRGVREAGTLFAVPTYIFMASILGMTAVGIFQAATGTLGEAPSANFTIVPEPGFDEGLVGLAGAFLLLRAFSSGAAALTGVEAISNGVPNFRKPKSKNAASTLLLLGVIAASMLAGILYLANATKVHIVLDPAREFLVDGKPLPEGYIQTPAISQIADTIFGSGSILFYVVVAATGVILVFASNTAFNGFPVLGSILAQDGYLPRQLRTRGDRLAFSNGVLALAAGALVLILAFNADVTKLIQLYIVGVFISFTASQLGMIRHWGRELKLARDKAVRRRIFKSRTINMLGFGMTALVLVIVLITKFEQGAWIALLAMFVLFLIMWSIRAHYDNVARELAVDEDSSPRALPTRVHAVLLVSHVRKPVLRALAYARASRPSRLDAITVDINTEETEHTVRDWEKLEIPVPLTVLASPYRETVTPIMDYIKNMRRDSPRDLIVVYIPEYVVGKWWEQLVHNQTALRIKTRLHFEPGVMVASVPWQLKSSEEAKALQDT
- a CDS encoding class I SAM-dependent RNA methyltransferase, giving the protein MTSHSNSSHTDHPVNDHQGASGTELVVDIGPIAHGGHFVARHEGRVIFVRHAIPGEKVRIRLTDSGDSSRFWRADVVEVLDASPHRVPHFWRAADSQASWRRGGPPVGGAELGHISLEHQRALKAEVLAEQLKRLAGLDLATEVEAVGDHNDDGLGWRTRAGFAVTSKGRLGMHAHRSDVVLPIKEMPLALPGLNDLKLWDLDLSGVARVEVAVPANGSRPLILLAPEEGTSPKRVHSILSQLPHDVSVASFDPSKGEVLQLRGRTWVQETAAGHEYRVTGEGFWQIHKNAPETLVGAVTDYLSHGGYLQPGAAVADLYAGAGLFTAPLADAVGVTGSVLSVEGAPGASRDARKNLHGEPQVEIVQGRVERVLHQSARSFDSVVLDPPRAGAGKAVVKQLMATGPRAIAYVSCDPASFARDLGYFHQGGWRLESLRAFDLYPHTHHLETVGLIVPSA
- the acnA gene encoding aconitate hydratase AcnA, which encodes MSTVDSFGSKGVLNVAGTDYEIFRLNSVEGADSLPFSLKVLLENLLRTEDGANITADHVRALAGWDPNAEPDTEIQFTPARVIMQDFTGVPCVVDLATMREAVKELGGDPKRVNPLAPAEMVIDHSVQIDAFGNSGALERNMEIEYQRNGERYQFLRWGQTAFDDFKVVPPGTGIVHQVNIEYLARTVMTREVDGVLRAYPDTCVGTDSHTTMVNGLGILGWGVGGIEAEAAMLGQPVSMLIPRVVGFKLKGSIPAGATATDVVLTITEMLRKHGVVGKFVEFYGEGVAAVPLANRATIGNMSPEFGSTAAMFPIDDVTLEYLRLTGRSEANVALVEAYSKEQGLWHDPSRELRFSEFLELDLSTVVPSISGPKRPQDRIELTDAKEQFRKDIHNYVAIEDGSVDESLDESFPASDAPSFTHADSHTTETERVYSAANGAHGRPSSPVKVKTADGREFELDHGAVSIASITSCTNTSNPSVMLAAALLARNAVDKGLTSKPWVKTSVAPGSKVVTDYYEKSGLTPYLEKLGFYIVGYGCATCIGNSGPLEPEISEAIQANDLSVTAVLSGNRNFEGRINPDVKMNYLASPPLVIAYALAGSMDFDFDTDALGTDSEGNEVFLKDIWPNPTEVQEVIDSSIDEAMFAKGYEGVFDGDDRWKALDTPAGDTFAWAEDSTYVRKPPYFEGMKAQPDPVQDIEGARVLLKLGDSVTTDHISPAGSFKSDTPAGQYLLANGVERKDFNSYGSRRGNHEVMIRGTFANIRIKNQLLDGVEGGFTRDFSQEGAPQAYVYDAAQNYQAAGTPLVVLAGKEYGSGSSRDWAAKGTALLGVKAVIAESYERIHRSNLIGMGVLPLQYPAGESAATLGLTGTETFAVEGVTELNNGTTPKTLKVTATAEDGTVKSFDAVLRIDTPGEADYYRNGGILQYVLRQISA
- the dxs gene encoding 1-deoxy-D-xylulose-5-phosphate synthase; protein product: MGLLETVKDPQDLAKLSGTELEQLAGEIREFLITNVAATGGHLGPNLGVVELTLAVHRIFESPRDSIVFDTGHQSYVHKLLTGRQDFSTLRQQGGLSGYPERAESEHDIVESSHASSSLSWADGISRARQLTGEGDRFVVAVVGDGALTGGMTWEAINNIAADKRRRVVIVVNDNGRSYAPTVGGFADYLASLRPTIDSLRTTPAYERMLDWWKKKLQNGGPAGQFTYKSLHAMKKGIKDWWAPQGMFEDLGMKYIGPVDGHSLQAMENALNTAKAYGGPVIVHAMTEKGHGYAPALANEADQFHAVGIIDPETGESTEMPGARSWTSVFAEEIADIADEREDIVGITGAMLIPVGLHKFAERHPERVIDVGIAEQHALTSAAGMAFGGLHPVVAVYATFLNRAFDQLLMDVALHKAGVTIVLDRAGVTGPDGPSHHGMWDMAMVQIVPGLHLAAPRDATRLREELREAVAVDDAPTVVRFSKGSVGSEVEAIERLHDGVDILARRPEGSTENDVLIVSVGAMSELALDVAGRLGAQGISSTVVDPRWVLPVRKSIIALAARHRLVICIEDGVRAGGVGSRIRQEMRAAGVDTALNEVGLPVEFLVHGSRSQVLERVGLTAQKITHDVVAQVLGTKVPFARPLPGQEHPTTGSLPTL
- a CDS encoding DUF402 domain-containing protein, coding for MNNPGPGALQPGDLVVSRNRKWNGKAHWVVPGRYLGEDLHGWWIFQGAGEFCSRPGAAFYTASDAVLLVPRTGEFVATFYDDTYPGDFRIYVDLATSHDWNTIRPGVTEFHMIDMDLDVIRSTRHGVFVDDEDEFEQHRVAMGYPHDTVAAMRTECAALLEAVAAMKAPFDVTGASTSAEWFRKGRA
- a CDS encoding aldo/keto reductase, encoding MTEYRRLGHSGLTVSAVGLGCNNLGRANTPTESQEGTDDVVHAALDAGVTFFDVADVYGREPGLSEAMLGKALKGRRDDVVIGTKFGMDMRGVNGNDFDARGSRRYIVRAVEASLRRLDTEWIDLYQFHTPDARTPIEETLAALDDLVSSGKVRYIGHSNFAGWQIAEAEYVGRQLGGARFISTQNHYNLLDRRAELEVLPAAGAFSLGVLPYFPLANGLLTGKYSAGKAPEGSRLSHTRTNLVDDADWDQLGRFGQFAKERDISELQLAFSWLAAQPGVGSVIAGATRPEQIRENAEAVCWVPTQEDCAELDEIFPRTPKVALF